In one Veillonellales bacterium genomic region, the following are encoded:
- a CDS encoding PC4/YdbC family ssDNA-binding protein yields MTKEAIKFEIIRRIGVLSVGSRGWQKEVNLIRWNGRPAKIDIRDWDENHEKMGKGTTLSEEEVSKLTEVLHNLAHPFAGSGGDAKK; encoded by the coding sequence ATGACGAAAGAAGCAATCAAGTTTGAAATCATCCGCCGCATCGGCGTGTTGTCTGTTGGCTCCCGGGGCTGGCAGAAGGAAGTGAATCTGATCAGATGGAACGGGCGTCCGGCGAAAATCGATATCCGTGACTGGGACGAGAATCACGAGAAAATGGGCAAGGGCACCACCCTAAGTGAGGAAGAAGTTTCCAAGCTTACTGAGGTGCTGCACAATTTGGCTCATCCCTTCGCTGGCTCCGGCGGTGATGCGAAAAAATGA
- a CDS encoding AAA family ATPase: MKKLIIVNGTMGVGKSTVCQLLLDKLKPGVYLDGDWCWNMNPFIVSDENKAMVLDNIVHLLKNYLSNSGYEARGRSTCFFSRIDEGVAHRMSCSQK, translated from the coding sequence ATGAAAAAATTGATTATCGTAAATGGTACGATGGGCGTTGGCAAAAGCACAGTATGCCAATTACTGCTTGATAAGCTGAAACCCGGAGTTTATCTTGACGGCGACTGGTGCTGGAATATGAATCCGTTCATTGTTTCAGATGAAAATAAGGCAATGGTGTTAGATAACATTGTTCATCTATTGAAAAATTACCTCAGCAACTCCGGCTATGAAGCAAGGGGACGTTCAACTTGCTTCTTCTCCAGAATCGACGAGGGTGTGGCTCATAGAATGAGTTGCTCGCAAAAGTGA
- the pstC gene encoding phosphate ABC transporter permease subunit PstC produces MRQGCEHMDVTVNPREHKLNLVYDRYVRYLFVASAFLMTVIILSIIIFVGQQGLLTFTEVSPAEFFLSTKWDPTEMKYGALSFITGSVAVTFLAIFLGAPLGLAGAVFMAKMAPDWLRNIMRPATDLYVAIPSVVYGFVGLTILVPFIRSYFHVNTGFGLLAAAIILAIMILPTIISISEDALRAVPKNLEEASLALGATRWQTIWRVLLPAALPGILTSIILAMARAVGETMAVQMVIGNTPQLARSLFMPTSTLPSEIVVEMGNTPFGSAWGNSLFLMALVLLLMSLAMILIIRRIAQRRFA; encoded by the coding sequence ATGAGACAGGGATGTGAACATATGGACGTAACGGTAAATCCAAGAGAACATAAATTAAATTTAGTATATGACAGATATGTTCGTTATCTGTTTGTAGCCAGTGCTTTTCTTATGACGGTCATCATTTTATCCATCATTATTTTCGTTGGTCAGCAGGGATTGCTGACCTTTACCGAGGTCAGTCCGGCTGAGTTCTTCTTGTCGACAAAGTGGGATCCCACGGAGATGAAGTATGGGGCTTTAAGTTTTATTACCGGATCTGTGGCCGTTACTTTTCTGGCAATCTTTTTGGGGGCGCCGCTGGGACTGGCAGGAGCTGTATTTATGGCTAAGATGGCGCCGGACTGGCTGCGGAATATTATGCGACCGGCAACTGATTTGTATGTGGCTATTCCGTCCGTTGTTTATGGTTTTGTCGGTCTGACTATTTTGGTTCCTTTTATTCGAAGTTATTTCCATGTGAATACGGGGTTCGGTTTGCTGGCGGCGGCCATTATTTTAGCGATTATGATTCTGCCGACAATTATCAGTATTTCTGAGGATGCGCTGCGGGCGGTCCCAAAAAATTTGGAGGAAGCCAGTCTGGCCCTTGGAGCGACAAGATGGCAGACGATTTGGCGGGTGCTGCTGCCGGCGGCTTTGCCGGGAATTTTAACCTCGATTATTTTGGCTATGGCCCGGGCGGTAGGTGAGACGATGGCGGTGCAAATGGTTATCGGCAACACGCCCCAGCTGGCCCGCTCCTTGTTTATGCCTACCTCAACTCTTCCCAGTGAGATTGTGGTTGAAATGGGGAATACCCCGTTCGGTTCCGCCTGGGGGAATTCTTTGTTTCTGATGGCTTTGGTGCTGCTGCTTATGTCGCTGGCGATGATTCTTATTATCCGCCGTATTGCCCAAAGGAGGTTTGCCTAA
- the pstA gene encoding phosphate ABC transporter permease PstA: protein MSAKITDKLATAIMWLAGMIILGVLVLFLFYILYKGIPALSWNFITGLPSDMKAGGGVGPQLFNSFYILFLSMLFSIPVAIGAGIYLAEYAGNNRLTDMIRLSTESLATVPSIVLGLFGMIIFVNLLGMGFSIIGGSLTLMLLNLPVLVRVTEESIRTVPAHYREASLALGATKWQTIWRVVLPTALPGIITGITLTAGRALGETAILIFTAGTTVSRQVPDFDITAAGETLAVHMWYVMAVGLVPDRLEIANGIGALLIITILLFNLLFTIPGRLLQKKLGTSNH, encoded by the coding sequence ATGTCTGCCAAAATTACGGATAAGCTGGCCACAGCCATTATGTGGCTGGCCGGAATGATCATACTGGGTGTTCTGGTCTTGTTTTTGTTCTATATTCTTTATAAAGGGATTCCGGCGCTGTCCTGGAATTTTATTACCGGCCTGCCCAGCGATATGAAAGCCGGAGGTGGTGTCGGTCCCCAGTTGTTCAATTCCTTTTATATTTTATTTTTGTCGATGCTTTTTTCCATTCCGGTAGCAATCGGTGCCGGAATTTATCTGGCGGAATACGCCGGCAATAACCGGCTAACGGACATGATTCGTCTCAGTACCGAAAGTTTGGCGACCGTTCCTTCTATTGTTCTGGGATTGTTCGGTATGATTATTTTTGTTAATTTACTGGGTATGGGATTTAGTATTATCGGCGGATCTTTGACTTTAATGCTGTTGAATTTGCCAGTTTTAGTGCGGGTTACCGAAGAATCCATCCGGACGGTTCCGGCTCACTATCGGGAAGCCAGCCTGGCTCTTGGGGCAACGAAGTGGCAGACGATTTGGCGGGTGGTGCTGCCGACTGCTTTGCCGGGGATTATTACCGGGATTACTTTGACCGCAGGCCGGGCTCTGGGGGAGACTGCTATTTTGATTTTCACGGCCGGAACGACGGTTTCCCGGCAGGTGCCTGATTTTGATATTACTGCCGCCGGAGAAACGCTGGCAGTGCATATGTGGTATGTTATGGCGGTGGGATTGGTTCCTGACCGGCTGGAAATTGCCAACGGCATCGGCGCTCTGCTGATTATTACCATCCTGTTGTTCAATCTGCTGTTTACTATACCGGGCAGGCTGCTTCAAAAAAAACTGGGAACGTCAAATCATTGA
- a CDS encoding methyl-accepting chemotaxis protein yields MMGKAVPGEKSKKFTLLQLPKRLWNFRHGINLSSVAARAALFIALTCIVPLSIVGWYFTNQTMESLTNSAMEKNNKVSERLAGDIGTYIQTKKNFLLATTAKEEVRVMQSDVTKKFLQQVQPYYGSNEPFFIAQADGRQIFRTDSTAPVSISDREYFITAMQGTANFSNPIFSKVTKQLSILGAAPIYGGDNKVVGVLGVTLSIANLQMMIENIMVQNPGYIVTVMDKNRVPLFYPIDSSVVTEQKPLDNDVFKEAVDKQNGQTAALLRDQAYLISYRSIPNTDWIVVAAYPQQVALQPAYDMIEHSIAVTLLLIVIFVAIGLLVTRKVLAPLKALVAGVELVSQGDLTYQLVNEKQDEFGYVATAFNRMTGSLRQIVGSVKESSAMVLETAEHVAAASEQSRSGSAQVAQSVSGMAEQIAAQGKDTKKAGQQLQLLVAVSDRISGSIAQVAETTDECSATAGQGRMVIDNTVAKMQYIKTLVAQTVGKVENLEQGTQEIGQITGMITTIAKQTNLLALNAAIEAARAGEAGRGFAVVADEVRQLAEQSAESAHSISLLIEKIQQETDGAVAVMRQSFAQVEEGVKIAQTSGEAFARIVTAIQRVKDQVGTITGETEMQAQLCDTAMQPIDNINSLAIQNTQHAREIAAVCQQQSASAHDINHSIEKLQAMANELEGMVDTFKA; encoded by the coding sequence ATGATGGGGAAAGCAGTACCGGGGGAAAAAAGCAAAAAGTTTACTTTATTGCAGCTCCCGAAGCGGCTGTGGAACTTTCGGCACGGCATAAATCTTTCTTCGGTGGCGGCTCGGGCGGCACTGTTTATCGCATTGACATGTATCGTGCCGCTAAGTATCGTTGGATGGTATTTTACCAATCAAACCATGGAAAGTTTAACTAACTCGGCCATGGAGAAAAACAACAAGGTTTCGGAGCGGTTAGCCGGCGATATTGGTACGTATATACAAACCAAGAAAAATTTTTTGTTGGCTACTACCGCAAAAGAAGAAGTGCGGGTTATGCAGAGTGATGTGACTAAAAAATTTTTGCAGCAGGTGCAGCCTTATTATGGCAGTAATGAACCGTTTTTTATTGCCCAGGCCGATGGCCGGCAGATTTTTCGTACCGACAGTACCGCACCGGTCAGTATTAGCGATAGAGAATACTTTATTACCGCCATGCAGGGAACCGCTAATTTTTCCAATCCTATTTTCAGTAAAGTTACCAAGCAGCTTTCCATTCTGGGAGCGGCTCCTATCTATGGCGGGGATAACAAGGTTGTGGGGGTGCTGGGGGTCACTTTGTCGATTGCGAATCTCCAGATGATGATTGAAAATATTATGGTCCAGAATCCCGGATATATCGTGACGGTAATGGATAAAAACCGAGTACCGCTGTTTTATCCGATTGATTCTTCTGTTGTAACTGAACAGAAGCCGCTGGATAATGATGTTTTTAAAGAAGCGGTTGATAAGCAGAATGGTCAAACGGCGGCCTTGCTGCGGGATCAGGCGTATTTGATTTCTTATCGTTCCATTCCCAATACCGATTGGATCGTTGTCGCTGCGTATCCTCAGCAGGTAGCACTCCAGCCGGCTTATGATATGATTGAACACAGTATTGCGGTCACACTCCTGCTGATCGTAATTTTTGTGGCGATCGGCTTGCTGGTGACCCGAAAAGTTTTGGCGCCGCTTAAAGCATTGGTCGCAGGAGTGGAACTCGTTTCCCAGGGCGACTTGACCTATCAACTGGTCAATGAAAAACAGGATGAATTCGGTTATGTTGCAACCGCTTTTAATCGCATGACAGGCAGTTTGAGGCAGATTGTTGGTTCAGTGAAAGAGTCGTCGGCGATGGTGCTGGAAACAGCGGAACATGTGGCTGCTGCTTCGGAACAGTCCCGCAGCGGCAGTGCTCAAGTGGCTCAGTCGGTTTCCGGTATGGCGGAACAAATTGCCGCTCAGGGGAAAGATACGAAAAAGGCCGGGCAGCAGCTGCAGCTGCTGGTTGCAGTTAGCGATAGGATTTCCGGCAGCATTGCTCAGGTGGCGGAGACGACGGATGAATGTTCGGCAACTGCCGGGCAGGGGCGAATGGTGATTGACAATACCGTTGCGAAAATGCAGTATATCAAGACATTAGTTGCTCAAACGGTCGGTAAGGTAGAGAACTTGGAGCAGGGTACGCAGGAAATCGGTCAAATAACCGGTATGATTACGACTATTGCCAAACAAACCAATCTTCTGGCGCTAAACGCCGCGATTGAGGCGGCCCGGGCGGGAGAAGCGGGGCGCGGTTTTGCCGTTGTTGCCGATGAAGTCCGGCAGCTGGCGGAGCAGTCGGCGGAATCTGCCCATAGTATTTCGCTGCTCATCGAAAAAATCCAACAGGAGACAGACGGCGCTGTTGCGGTGATGCGGCAGAGCTTTGCGCAGGTGGAAGAGGGAGTGAAGATCGCCCAAACCAGCGGGGAGGCATTTGCCAGAATTGTAACCGCCATTCAGCGAGTGAAGGATCAGGTTGGGACGATTACTGGTGAAACTGAAATGCAGGCGCAATTGTGTGACACAGCTATGCAGCCCATTGACAACATTAATAGTCTGGCAATACAAAATACGCAACATGCCCGGGAAATTGCCGCCGTATGCCAGCAGCAGTCGGCATCGGCTCATGATATCAATCATTCTATTGAAAAACTGCAAGCGATGGCGAATGAACTGGAAGGTATGGTGGATACTTTTAAAGCATAA
- a CDS encoding SpoIID/LytB domain-containing protein, protein MKTRHKKWYLFAVTILAIGMVVSGCSLFQSPQKKPETAPPVPQQNTIQGAEPDITVYMHQTGEKKTMKMEEYIAGVVAGEMKSDWPVAALAAQAILARTFTIQAIEEKGGVPARGTQASTDIKEFQAYSAQDVNENVRKAVEMTRGMVITYQGKPIHAWFHASAGGITATAKEGLDFKEAEPPYIESVMSPDDAAPADVQNWTASFSKKEVMDVLAKQGHALSAIDSVEIGSKGPSGRAVTLVFNKNTQVSGPELRVGLGGSKLKSMLLDKVEVAGDQVAFTGKGYGHGVGMSQWGANKMAAMGKTPEEIIGNYFRNIVIEKRWQ, encoded by the coding sequence ATGAAAACAAGACATAAAAAATGGTATTTATTTGCAGTCACTATTTTGGCGATTGGGATGGTTGTAAGCGGCTGTTCCCTGTTTCAGTCGCCGCAGAAGAAACCGGAAACCGCGCCGCCGGTGCCTCAGCAAAATACGATTCAGGGGGCTGAACCGGATATCACGGTGTACATGCACCAAACCGGCGAAAAGAAGACCATGAAGATGGAAGAGTACATTGCCGGAGTGGTGGCCGGCGAGATGAAATCGGACTGGCCGGTGGCAGCATTAGCCGCCCAGGCGATTCTGGCCCGTACTTTTACTATTCAGGCCATTGAAGAAAAAGGCGGCGTGCCGGCTCGTGGTACACAGGCTTCTACCGATATCAAGGAATTCCAGGCCTATAGTGCTCAGGACGTCAATGAAAATGTTCGTAAAGCGGTGGAAATGACCCGGGGCATGGTGATTACCTATCAGGGAAAGCCGATCCATGCCTGGTTCCATGCCAGTGCCGGCGGCATTACGGCAACTGCCAAAGAGGGATTGGATTTTAAAGAAGCGGAACCTCCCTATATTGAATCGGTGATGTCGCCGGATGATGCCGCACCGGCTGATGTGCAAAACTGGACGGCTTCTTTCAGCAAAAAAGAAGTAATGGATGTTTTAGCGAAGCAGGGTCACGCCTTGTCGGCCATTGACAGCGTGGAAATTGGCTCGAAGGGACCATCGGGGCGGGCTGTCACATTAGTCTTTAATAAGAATACGCAAGTCTCCGGTCCGGAACTGCGGGTCGGCTTGGGCGGCAGCAAGCTGAAATCTATGCTGTTGGATAAAGTCGAGGTAGCGGGAGATCAGGTGGCCTTTACGGGAAAAGGATACGGTCATGGCGTAGGTATGTCTCAGTGGGGTGCCAATAAAATGGCCGCTATGGGGAAAACACCGGAAGAGATTATTGGCAACTATTTCAGAAATATAGTGATTGAAAAACGCTGGCAGTAA
- the yabP gene encoding sporulation protein YabP, whose protein sequence is MTIDERTTSWRHQLTLVDREELTIDGVVNLGSYDEKEIIMETEQGLLTVRGEDLNIKQLNLDKGSIIIDGTVKGISYDDGNHSKKGLLDRLLK, encoded by the coding sequence ATGACGATAGATGAAAGAACAACCAGCTGGCGGCATCAACTTACTCTGGTAGACCGGGAGGAATTAACCATTGATGGTGTGGTGAATCTGGGCAGCTACGATGAAAAAGAAATCATAATGGAAACGGAGCAGGGGTTGTTAACGGTAAGAGGCGAGGATCTTAATATTAAACAGTTAAATCTGGATAAAGGAAGTATTATCATTGACGGTACGGTAAAAGGAATTAGTTATGATGACGGGAATCACAGCAAGAAGGGGTTATTGGACAGACTGCTTAAATAA